One Cicer arietinum cultivar CDC Frontier isolate Library 1 chromosome 8, Cicar.CDCFrontier_v2.0, whole genome shotgun sequence DNA segment encodes these proteins:
- the LOC101498391 gene encoding uncharacterized protein isoform X1 has product MELELGLKITKTIDDNASTSQYQFIKDIGPIFQSRETNTMFILTAHLKGYKKEAIDIKISKDGSKISISGEKPIQEMVMMGWVMHKKMVNVKGFNKVFKIPNGVNLDKIKANYNEEEWMLNVVMPKLVKGICGLKIGEVNEQEFDKGRLELDKNKNVNDHVSSSFEDTSLKGSKDSEFKHMKEGENIMEKMIDDSNKEINEDTIHKEVEESKLRNGESVGENIGKEEYEVMKKLELDQSVGEFIAKKIKDTNHDKESKDQKFDNTSFDKKRFDDVNRDITRGIIKNENEESKLRIEDGKLNEQESKPKMEIKDGEQECVRENDVKEGIDDAMITINKELPKNLPKSTHEESEGLNIKNMQETKDVKEEKVVKEIEYYVEKGEDGRNKRKVAAATIDGSKGFNVAKKEEQKEVMEETLVDSESLMENVEREESKEEDKIEYGIIGKLKGEGSKKIDVDTFEGDTTRDKIEKEIRNKKVDCIDELSEKENVNIGIFDGRKTQNFQDIDQTEDCAKIEKCLHRDNGEKYEKIQNTDGFKKNITKEKDKYDLQEEMSKRRLEESKAIKQDFSMKILDSPNNTKMKKLKDEGNFRKETSNGRSQESKTSIEDFSVKMLDSQDDTRMEKTTEEMNKGSSQESKRAKENFPIKMLNPQDDARDGLKETTEQKIKEIRGSIDIESTKVVSFVKKKGNGQKYENIQVDANEDLKNDITNDTTQKESQEEPKILLKVKDQQCLQEQISKERSQESKVAKEDFPMKMSDSPYDPRVGLKKEIEEKLKVIKQSINQESEKVVTFKKKNIVEEKNDNTQVEPNGGLRNEITKTTTQRESEQEPKILIKAKDKKCLQEEMSNDRSQESKDAKENFSMKMLDSHDDTKMEKIKEEMSERSSQESKTTYEDFSKNFFDSARDTNIEKIKDERYVQEEMSKGKSQENKAARGCINEENAKVVSLENEKVMEEKNDNTQVEANGGLRNDITKHTIQKESEEEPKILIKAKDQQCLQEKISKSRSQENTDAKKDFPLKILDSHDDTRMEKIKEEMSKGSSQESKATNKDFPKKNFDSPKDTNMKKIKDMSKGRLQEDFPMKMLDSLDDTKKEKIKEDMSKRKSQDKKSAEEYFPISILDSSVDAIEGLKETINEKIEVTRGSIKEKNAKIVSFEKKKVMEEKNHKTQVEANGGLSNDITMDTTQKESEEEPKILIKAKDQQCMQEKMSKGISQESKDAKEGFLMKMIDSDDDSKERSRETIEKKLKEDFYFQEEMSKERSPQSMVSDFSKKILDSPNDTMMKKTKEEISEGRSQENTTALGNFSMKNLDSSKDTRMEKIKKEMSEGRSHKSNAAKEDFPKKMFVLLDDTRMEEIKDECCLQEEMSKGGSQEIKVSQEDFPIKILDSLNETRMEKIKDECKFQEEMKKGISQENKVAKEDFPTKMIDSPNDAREGLKEATKEKTKVTRWDMNEESEQVVSLDSPDDAREQLKETTNEKIKVIRDTINKESAKVVSIVEKKVKRQKNENEKTEVEKSEGLRNDITKDTIQKESNKKPKILQQCLQEEISKRRSQESSVAKEDFSMKMLDSLDDAREGLKETAEEKVKVNRETINEKSEKVVSFVKKKIKGEKNEKTQVEVNESSTNDITKDTTQKESEEQPKIILKAKDQQNLQEEMSKGRNVESTSAEEFPMQIEEDSFVKRKGKEMFFNESTIKEELQGCEVERVGQNLFNVPNEKHPKFSTIVSKGFKEFEYNGNAKDNNHKTNFESKETHESKDESMKQDILNPKKQKEVGEQVVKPLLSPKQCEVEEKDKLLLCKASLELLQREDPTKDMQNLIEMKPKQRETLKPEIFEDVSQIVEREEYKTTQNVNGDKLKKQGEIIYDGDIEKVDDDKEKRNHETMKTINEKVHPIKYEIDEKEKECLEASLNNNDNAQMESQRPLEQNDYGTQEIKAPKIAPFEGANQQSINEEKRKIEHVIEAIKESPKINNEESEGNDDSFKPHVLEEALDECELKGAKNLIENSGQQYVHYKKTYQTPKGVEENDLNKKEETLIKKVEKKKTNESTKPKLEYEIPKVEEVEEEEEEEKEEERNIHVLEATISKEEDKVEQKGLNKFAPLKEPFHSLDEVAQQSKLSNSSCTQQFEVEREEEKTKKKDSKIDIQESTKIETGQEVEQCTTNKDEEAKHGIEEIDESYDEVLEEQKECKDETSEGKKDNPKISKKLLVPLVIAGFVTLVVFFVRLRRARKRYNVR; this is encoded by the exons ATGGAGCTAGAATTGGGACTCAAAATCACTAAAACTATAGATGACAATGCTTCCACCTCTCAGTATCAATTTATCAAGGATATAGGGCCAATTTTTCAATCCAGAGAAACAAACACCATGTTCATCCTCACTGCTCATCTTAAag GTTATAAGAAGGAAGCCATTGACATAAAGATTAGTAAAGATGGAAGTAAGATTTCCATTAGTGGAGAGAAACCAATTCAAGAAATGGTAATGATGGGATGGGTAATGCACAAAAAAATGGTTAATGTTAAAGGATTTAATAAGGTTTTCAAAATTCCTAATGGTGTGAATTTGGATAAGATCAAAGCAAATTACAATGAAGAGGAATGGATGTTGAATGTTGTCATGCCAAAATTGGTAAAAGGGATTTGTGGTCTTAAGATTGGGGAAGTCAATGAACAAGAATTTGATAAAGGGAGATTAGAactagacaaaaataaaaatgtaaatgatcATGTTTCTAGTAGTTTTGAAGATACAAGCCTAAAAGGGTCTAAAGATTCTGAATTTAAACATATGAAGGAAGGTGAAAATATTATGGAGAAGATGATTGATGATTCCAACAAGGAAATAAATGAAGATACAATACACAAAGAAGTTGAAGAATCTAAGTTGAGAAATGGAGAGAGTGTAGGAGAAAATATTGGTAAGGAAGAATATGAAGTAATGAAGAAATTAGAACTAGATCAAAGTGTTGGTGAATTTATAGCAAAGAAAATTAAAGATACAAACCATGATAAAGAGTCTAAGGATCAAAAGTTTGACAATACAAGTTTTGATAAGAAGAGGTTTGATGATGTTAATAGGGACATAACTAGAGgcattataaaaaatgaaaatgaagaatcTAAGTTGAGGATTGAGGATGGAAAGTTAAATGAGCAAGAATCTAAGCCTAAGATGGAAATTAAAGATGGAGAACAAGAATGTGTTAGAGAAAATGATGTTAAGGAAGGAATTGATGATGCAATGATAACTATAAATAAGGAGTTACCTAAGAACTTACCTAAAAGTACTCATGAGGAAAGTGAGGGattgaatattaaaaatatgcAAGAAACAAAAGATGTCAAAGAAGAAAAGGTGGTTAAAGAGATTGAATATTATGTGGAGAAGGGTGAAGATGGAAGAAACAAAAGGAAGGTTGCGGCGGCGACAATCGATGGAAGCAAAGGATTCAATGTTGCAAagaaggaagaacaaaaagaggTTATGGAAGAAACATTGGTTGATAGTGAAAGTTTAATGGAAAATGTGGAAAGAGAAGAATCCAAGGAGgaagataaaattgaatatgGTATTATAGGGAAGTTGAAAGGAGAGGGATCTAAAAAGATTGATGTTGATACTTTTGAAGGAGACACAACTAGGGACAAAATTGAGAaagaaattagaaataaaaaagttgATTGTATTGATGAGTTAAGTGAGAAAGAGAATGTTAATATTGGAATATTTGATGGaagaaaaacacaaaattttcaAGACATTGATCAAACTGAAGATTGtgcaaaaattgaaaagtgTTTGCATAGAGATAATGGAGAGAAATATGAGAAGATACAAAATACTGATGGTTTCAAGAAGAACATAACAAAGGAGAAAGATAAATATGATTTGCAAGAAGAGATGAGTAAAAGAAGATTAGAAGAAAGTAAGGCTATAAAACAAGATTTTTCAATGAAAATCTTAGATTCACCAAATAATACaaagatgaagaaattaaaag ATGAAGGAAATTTTAGAAAAGAGACAAGTAATGGAAGATCACAAGAAAGCAAGACATCAATAGAAGATTTTTCAGTGAAAATGTTAGATTCACAAGATGATACAAGAATGGAGAAAACAACAG AAGAGATGAATAAAGGAAGTTCACAAGAAAGCAAGAGGGCAAAAGaaaattttccaataaaaatgttaaatccACAAGATGATGCAAGAGATGGATTAAAGGAGACAACTGAGCAGAAAATAAAAG AGATCCGAGGAAGTATCGACATAGAGAGTACAAAAGTAGTATCATTTGTGAAGAAGAAAGGAAATGGacaaaagtatgaaaatatacaAGTGGACGCAAATGAAGACTTGAAAAATGATATAACTAATGATACAACACAAAAAGAAAGTCAGGAGGAACCTAAGATTCTATTAAAGGTTAAAGATCAACAATGTTTACAAGAACAAATTAGTAAAGAAAGATCACAAGAAAGCAAGGTTGCAAAAGAAGACTTTCCAATGAAAATGTCAGATTCACCATATGATCCAAGAGTGGGattaaagaaagaaatagaggAGAAATTAAAAG TGATCAAACAGAGTATTAACCAAGAGAGTGAAAAAGTTGTTACAtttaagaagaagaatatagTGGAAGAGAAAAATGACAACACACAAGTGGAACCAAATGGAGGTTTGAGAAATGAAATAACTAAGACTACAACACAAAGAGAAAGTGAGCAAGAACCTAAGATTCTAATAAAGGCTAAAGATAAAAAATGTTTGCAAGAAGAGATGAGTAATGATAGATCACAAGAAAGCAAGGATGCAAAAGAAAATTTTTCAATGAAGATGTTAGATTCACATGATGATACTAAGATGGAAAAAATAAAAG aaGAGATGAGTGAAAGAAGTTCACAAGAAAGTAAGACAACATATGAAGATTTTTCAAAGAATTTTTTTGATTCAGCAAGAGATacaaatatagagaaaattaaAG ATGAACGCTATGTTCAAGAAGAGATGAGTAAAGGaaaatcacaagaaaataaGGCTGCACGAg GGTGTATCAACGAAGAGAATGCAAAAGTTGTATCATTGGAGAATGAGAAAGTAATGGAAGAGAAAAATGACAATACACAAGTGGAAGCAAATGGAGGTTTGAGAAATGATATAACTAAACACACAATACAAAAAGAAAGTGAGGAGGAACCTAAGATTCTAATAAAGGCTAAAGATCAACAATGTTTGCAAGAAAAGATAAGTAAAAGTAGATCACAAGAAAACACGGATGCAAAAAAAGATTTTCCATTGAAAATATTAGATTCACATGATGATACAAGAATGGAGAAAATAAAAG AAGAGATGAGTAAAGGAAGTTCACAAGAAAGTAAGGCAACAAATAAAGATTTTCCAAAGAAAAATTTTGATTCACCAAAAGATACgaatatgaagaaaattaaag ATATGAGTAAAGGAAGATTACAAGAAGATTTTCCAATGAAAATGTTAGATTCACTCGATGATACAAAGAAGGAGAAAATAAAAG AAGATATGAGTAAAAGAAAATCACAAGACAAGAAGTCTGCAGAAGAATATTTTCCAATCAGTATATTAGATTCGTCAGTTGATGCAATAGAGGGATTAAAAGAAACAATAAATGAGAAAATAGAAG TGACTAGAGGGAGtatcaaagaaaaaaatgcaaaaattGTATCATTTGAGAAGAAGAAAGTAATGGAAGAGAAAAATCACAAGACACAGGTTGAAGCAAATGGAGGTTTGAGTAATGATATTACTATGGATACAACACAAAAAGAAAGTGAGGAGGAACCTAAGATTCTAATAAAGGCTAAAGATCAACAATGCATGCAAGAAAAGATGAGTAAAGGTATATCACAAGAAAGTAAGGATGCAAAAGAAggttttttaatgaaaatgatAGATTCAGATGATGACTCAAAAGAGAGATCAAGGGAAACAATAGAGAAGAAATTAAAAG AGgatttttattttcaagaaGAGATGAGTAAAGAAAGATCACCACAAAGTATGGTTTCCgatttttcaaagaaaatattagATTCACCAAATGATACAATGATGAAGAAAACTAAAG AAGAGATAAGTGAAGGAAGATCACAAGAAAACACAACTGCACTAGGGAATTTTTCAATGAAAAACTTAGATTCATCAAAGGATACAAGGATGGAGAAAATAAAAA AAGAGATGAGTGAAGGAAGATCACACAAAAGTAATGCTGCAAAAGAAGATTTTCCAAAGAAAATGTTTGTTTTACTAGATGATACAAGGATGGAGGAAATTAAAG ATGAATGTTGTTTACAAGAAGAGATGAGTAAAGGAGGATCACAAGAAATCAAGGTTTCTCAAGAAGattttccaataaaaatattagattcACTAAATGAGACAAGGATGGAGAAAATAAAAG ATGAATGTAAATttcaagaagagatgaagaaaggAATATCACAAGAAAACAAGGTTGCAAAAGAAGACTTTCCAACTAAAATGATAGATTCACCTAATGATGCAAGAGAGGGATTAAAGGAAGCAACAAAGGAGAAAACAAAAG TGACTAGATGGGATATGAATGAAGAGAGTGAACAAGTTGTATCTTTAGATTCACCGGATGATGCAAGAGAGCAATTAAAGGAAACAAcaaatgagaaaataaaag TGATTAGAGACACTATCAACAAAGAGAGTGCAAAAGTTGTATCAATTGTGGAGAAGAAagtaaaaagacaaaaaaatgaaaatgaaaagacCGAAGTGGAAAAAAGTGAAGGTTTGAGAAATGATATAACTAAGGATACGATACAAAAAGAAAGTAACAAGAAACCTAAGATTTTACAACAATGTTTGCAAGAAGAGATAAGTAAAAGAAGATCACAAGAAAGCAGTGTTGCAAAAGAAGATTTTTCAATGAAAATGTTAGATTCATTAGATGATGCAAGAGAAGGATTAAAGGAAACAGCCGAAGAGAAAGTAAAAG TGAATCGAGAGACTATCAACGAAAAAAGTGAAAAAGTTGTATCATttgtgaagaagaaaataaaaggagagaaaaatgaaaagaCACAAGTGGAAGTAAATGAAAGTTCAACGAATGATATAACTAAGGATACAACACAAAAAGAAAGTGAAGAACAACCTAAGATTATATTAAAGGCTAAAGATCAACAAAATTTGCAAGAAGAGATGAGTAAAGGAAGAAATGTGGAAAGCACAAGTGCTGAGGAGTTTCCCATGCAAATAGAAGAAGAttcttttgtaaaaagaaaGGGTAAGGAAATGTTTTTCAATGAATCTACAATAAAGGAAGAACTTCAAGGATGTGAAGTTGAAAGAGTTggtcaaaatttatttaatgtgcCAAATGAAAAacatccaaaattttcaacaataGTAAGTAAGGGATTTAAGGAGTTTGAATATAATGGGAATGCAAAGGATAATAATCATAAGACAAATTTTGAAAGCAAGGAGACACATGAATCAAAAGATGAAAGTATGAAGCAAGATATTTTAAATCCAAAGAAACAAAAAGAAGTTGGAGAACAAGTGGTTAAACCATTATTATCACCTAAACAATGTGAAGTtgaagaaaaagataaattattattatgtaaagCATCTTTAGAATTATTACAAAGGGAAGATCCTACAAAAGATATGCAGAATTTGATTGAAATGAAGCCTAAACAAAGGGAAACTTTGAAGCCAGAAATTTTTGAAGATGTTAGTCAAATAGTTGAAAGAGAAGaatacaaaacaactcaaaatgTTAATGGTGACAAGTTGAAGAAACAAGGTGAAATTATATATGATGGTGATATTGAAAAGGTTGATGatgataaagaaaaaagaaatcatGAAACAATGAAAACAATAAATGAGAAAGTTCATcctataaaatatgaaattgatgagaaagaaaaagaatgcCTTGAAGCAAGCCTAAACAATAATGATAATGCACAAATGGAAAGTCAAAGGCCCCTTGAACAAAATGATTATGGAACACAAGAGATTAAAGCACCAAAAATTGCACCATTCGAAGGAGCTaatcaacaatcaataaatgaagaaaagagaaaaatagaaCATGTTATTGAAGCAATAAAAGAGTCACCAAAGATAAACAATGAGGAGAGTGAAGGAAATGATGATAGTTTTAAACCACATGTCCTTGAAGAAGCACTTGATGAGTGTGAATTGAAAGGTGCCAAGAATTTAATAGAGAATAGTGGTCAACAATATGTGCATTATAAGAAAACATATCAAACACCAAAGGGTGTAGAAGAAAATGATTTgaataaaaaggaagaaactcTAATAAAAAAGGTGGAGAAGAAAAAGACTAATGAATCAACAAAGCCAAAATTGGAATATGAAATTCCAAAGGTAGAAGaagtagaagaagaagaagaagaagaaaaggagGAGGAAAGAAACATTCATGTACTAGAAGCAACCATTTCTAAAGAAGAAGATAAGGTTGAACAAAAAGGTTTAAATAAATTTGCACCTCTAAAAGAACCATTTCATTCCTTAGATGAAGTGGCTCAACAATCAAAGCTTTCAAACTCATCATGCACTCAACAATTTGAAGttgaaagagaagaagaaaaaacaaagaaaaaggaCTCTAAAATAGATATTCAAgagtcaacaaaaattgaaacagGACAAGAAGTTGAACAATGCACAACAAACAAAGATGAGGAAGCAAAACATGGAATAGAAGAAATTGATGAATCATATGATGAAGTGTTAGAGGAACAAAAAGAATGTAAAGATGAAACAAGTGAAGGGAAAAAGGACAATCCTAAAATATCAAAGAAATTGTTGGTTCCATTGGTCATAGCAGGATTTGTCACTCTAGTAGTTTTCTTTGTTAGGCTTAGAAGAGCTAGAAAAAGATATAATGTGAGATAA